The sequence AAGACGCGCGCGGCGGAGCTGCTGGGCATCGACGTATCCACCATCCATCGCCGCGAGCGAGAGCGCGGGTAGGGCCGGGCGCAATAGGGGCTCATGTGGGCCCGCTCATGAAGGGACTCCACGGCGGGCAGTCGAGCACCGGGTGGGCGGTATCGTGGCAATCCGCCATATCGGGCTGGCACGATGCCACGGTGTGCGGCTCGCGGGCCACGGCTCCGAGGGGAAGGGGCCCGGGCATGGGCATTGCTTGGCTCCAGGGCAGTGGAGTCCTCGTCCACAGCCCGCGCCCTCCTCGTGGGGGGAGATGCCTCGCTCAGCTCGCTCCTGAAGGACGTGCTGGGAGAGCTGGGCATTGCCCTGGAGTTGGATGGACCTGGCGTCGCGGTGAGTCCAGACCTCGTGCTGGTGCACGTGGAGCGGGGCGAGGGTCTTCATCGCCTGTTGGGTCGGGCTCGGGAGCTGTTGCGGCAGGGGCCATTCATCGTGCTGGTGCCGTTCGCGGATGACCGGCTGGTGCAGCTCGCGCTGCGACTGGGGGCGCGGGACTGCTACGCGCTGGGCCGTCCGCTGGAGGAGTTGCGCCGGATGCTGCGGACGCACCTGCCCGGTGCGAGGGATGCCTCGTTGACCTCTTCCGGCGGGGCCGTGCCGCCGAACCCTGGAGTCGATTCATGATGAAGCCTCAGGCCGCGGTTCTGCTGCCCAATGCCCCGGTGCTGCCCCAGCGCCCGGTGGCCGTGGCGCTGCCTCCCGTCGAGGTGCCGCTGTTCCAGGCCCACGGCGTCCTCGTCACCTCCGAGTGCGTGGTGGCGCGAGGCAAGACGCTGCCCCTCGCGGACGTGCAGCGCGTGGAGTCCGTGCGCCGCTCACCGAGCCTGCGGCCCGTGCTGGCCACGCTCGCGTTGAGCATGAGCGTGGGCCTGCCGATGCTGTCCGCGCTGTCCGTCGCGGTCTCGGCGCGCAAAGGCGTCTTCGAGGCGGGGCTCGTGCTCCTCGCGGTGGTGTTCTTCGGGTCCATGGCCCGGCTGCTGCTCGCCGAGGACTCGTACCAGGTGGTGCTGCACACGCGCGAGGGCGCGTGGCGGGTGCTGAGCAGCAGCGAGGTCCGGACGAGCACGCGGCTGGTGGCCCTGCTCGAGAAGGCGGTGGACTCGGCGCGCTGGGGGAACTGAGCGCTCGGGCTTCGCTTGTCGCCTGCCTGCCGTGATGAGCAGGGGCGGGCCGGTGAGCAGGCCTTGGGCCCTCCGGTCGGAAGCGGAGCAGCGGGTTTTCCTCTCGGGGCTCGCGCGAGGGCCGTGCGTACCTTGAAGCCTGTTGCATGCCCACGTGGCGGCCCGCCTTGCTCCGTCCTCGGGGCGGGCGGCGTCTCTGGATGACGGAGATTGCACGCCCGGCGGGCCCGAGGAGGAGGTGGGCCATGGCAACTGGCGAGCAGGCCGACATCGTCGTGGTCGGCGGAATCAACACGGACTTCCTGGTGCAGGGCCCCCGTCTGCCCGTTCCTGGCGACAACGTGCAGGGCCATCTGTTCCTGGAGAGTCTCGGGGGCAAGGGGGCCATCGGCGCGGTGGGGGCGGCGCGGCTGGGTGCTCGTGTGGCGCTCATCGGCCGCGTGGGCATGGATGCGAGGGGGCTCTCGCTGCTGGAGCAACTCTCGGACGAGGGGTTGGATATCGGCGGCGTGGCGAGAGACCCGTCCTCGCTCACCGGGGTGGTGCTGGAGATGGTCGACGAGGCCGGTGCGAAGCAGACCCTCGCCGCACCGGGGGCGAACCGGAGCATGAGGGTGTCAGACGTCATGCAGGCGGAGGAGCGCATCTCCGCCGCGAGCGTGCTGTTGATTGACCTCGAGGTTCCGTTGGAGGTCGTGAGCGCCGCCATCCACCATGCGAGGGCGGCGGGCACGCACGTGGTGCTGGACCCGGCTCCCGCGATGTCGCTGTCGGAGGATCTGCTGGAGGCCGTTCACGTCATCCGTCCCAATGCGCAGGAGGCAGAAGCGCTGACAGGCGTGGAGGTGCGTGACAGGGACTCGGCCCGACAGGCGGCGGAGAACCTGCTGCGGCGAGGCGTGGGGGGCGTCGTGGTGGCGTCACCCGACGGCAGCCTCGTCGTGTCCTCCGAGGGCGAGCTGTGGCTGCCGGACCTCG comes from Pyxidicoccus parkwaysis and encodes:
- a CDS encoding ribokinase, whose amino-acid sequence is MATGEQADIVVVGGINTDFLVQGPRLPVPGDNVQGHLFLESLGGKGAIGAVGAARLGARVALIGRVGMDARGLSLLEQLSDEGLDIGGVARDPSSLTGVVLEMVDEAGAKQTLAAPGANRSMRVSDVMQAEERISAASVLLIDLEVPLEVVSAAIHHARAAGTHVVLDPAPAMSLSEDLLEAVHVIRPNAQEAEALTGVEVRDRDSARQAAENLLRRGVGGVVVASPDGSLVVSSEGELWLPDLDVERADTTGAGDAFCAALSVALAEGKSLAQAARFAHEASALATMRLGALGGLPTREQVESRLAMLRPSALSPEAAPL
- a CDS encoding DUF6232 family protein, encoding MMKPQAAVLLPNAPVLPQRPVAVALPPVEVPLFQAHGVLVTSECVVARGKTLPLADVQRVESVRRSPSLRPVLATLALSMSVGLPMLSALSVAVSARKGVFEAGLVLLAVVFFGSMARLLLAEDSYQVVLHTREGAWRVLSSSEVRTSTRLVALLEKAVDSARWGN
- a CDS encoding response regulator, producing MESSSTARALLVGGDASLSSLLKDVLGELGIALELDGPGVAVSPDLVLVHVERGEGLHRLLGRARELLRQGPFIVLVPFADDRLVQLALRLGARDCYALGRPLEELRRMLRTHLPGARDASLTSSGGAVPPNPGVDS